In Micromonospora sp. WMMD980, the following are encoded in one genomic region:
- a CDS encoding nucleotide sugar dehydrogenase: protein MNICVVALGKIGLPLAVQFASKGHRVLGADVSERVVQLVNDGAVPFPGEADLDVKLKEAVAAGLLSATTDTAAAVAESEAVVVVVPLFVDAEGVPDFGWMDDATRAIARGLKPGTLVSYETTLPVGTTRSRWASMLAEGSGLTAGTDFHLVFSPERVLTGRVFADLRRYPKLVGGIDEASAAHGVRFYEAVLDFDERPDLDRPNGVWDLGSAEASELAKLAETTYRDVNIGLANQFARFADTVGVDVTKVIEACNTQPYSHIHSPGIAVGGHCIPIYPRMYLWNDPAATVVRSAREANAAMPDYAVDLLAAAYGDLTGVGVLVLGAAYRGGVKETAFSGVFPTVEALRRRGATPHVSDPMYSDEELAAHGLPGYAGEPIGAAVIQADHAEYRNLTPADLPGVTVLVDGRRVTDPARWAGVRRVVIGG from the coding sequence ATGAACATCTGCGTCGTCGCGCTCGGAAAGATCGGCCTGCCGCTCGCCGTGCAGTTCGCCTCGAAGGGGCACCGGGTGCTCGGTGCCGACGTCTCCGAGCGGGTCGTCCAGCTGGTCAACGACGGTGCCGTGCCCTTCCCGGGCGAGGCCGACCTGGACGTCAAGCTGAAGGAGGCGGTGGCCGCCGGGCTGCTGTCGGCCACCACCGACACCGCCGCCGCGGTGGCCGAGTCGGAGGCCGTCGTCGTGGTCGTGCCGCTGTTCGTGGACGCCGAGGGCGTGCCGGACTTCGGCTGGATGGACGACGCCACCCGGGCCATCGCCCGTGGCCTCAAGCCGGGCACCCTGGTCAGCTACGAGACCACGCTGCCGGTCGGCACCACCCGCAGCCGCTGGGCGTCGATGCTGGCCGAGGGCTCCGGTCTCACCGCGGGCACCGACTTCCACCTGGTGTTCAGCCCCGAGCGGGTGCTCACCGGCCGGGTCTTCGCCGACCTGCGTCGCTACCCGAAGCTGGTCGGCGGCATCGACGAGGCGTCCGCCGCGCACGGCGTGCGGTTCTACGAGGCGGTGCTCGACTTCGACGAGCGGCCCGACCTGGACCGGCCCAACGGCGTGTGGGACCTCGGCTCGGCCGAGGCGTCCGAGCTGGCCAAGCTCGCCGAGACGACCTACCGGGACGTCAACATCGGCCTGGCGAACCAGTTCGCCCGCTTCGCCGACACGGTCGGCGTCGACGTCACCAAGGTGATCGAGGCGTGCAACACCCAGCCGTACAGCCACATCCACTCGCCGGGCATCGCGGTCGGCGGGCACTGCATCCCGATCTACCCGCGGATGTACCTGTGGAACGACCCGGCGGCCACCGTGGTCCGCTCGGCCCGTGAGGCCAACGCCGCGATGCCGGACTACGCGGTCGACCTGCTCGCCGCCGCGTACGGCGACCTGACCGGGGTGGGCGTGCTGGTGCTGGGCGCCGCCTACCGGGGCGGGGTGAAGGAGACCGCCTTCTCGGGTGTCTTCCCGACCGTCGAGGCGCTGCGTCGGCGGGGCGCCACGCCCCACGTCTCCGACCCGATGTACTCCGACGAGGAGCTGGCCGCGCACGGCCTGCCGGGGTACGCCGGCGAGCCGATCGGCGCCGCGGTGATCCAAGCCGACCACGCGGAATACCGCAACCTCACCCCGGCGGACCTGCCGGGCGTGACGGTGCTGGTGGACGGCCGGCGGGTCACCGACCCGGCCCGGTGGGCGGGCGTGCGCCGCGTGGTCATCGGCGGCTGA